TGGCGCCGCAAGTTAGTTATTAACCTCAACAGTTGCGCGAGCCCACTCACTACTGACTACTCACTACTGACTACTCACCACTGACTACTAACTGCTCACTACTCACGCCCTGTGTTGCTTCACCTTCGTTTTGGCTCCGGCTTTTTTCTTTTTCTTCTTAATGATCTTTGCCTTTACTTTTTCCTTCTCTTTTCTGGCAGGTTGATCGCCCAGGTATCTTTCGCGAATGATGCGTATGTGATGGGCAACATGGCCTGCACAAACAAAGGCCAGTCCGGCAACGCTGATCTGGTTGTTATTGGCCGACCCGGTTTGCAGTAACTGGTCATCATCGAGCGAATTCAGGAACAGTTCATTGGCCGTGCGCAGGGCTTTGAATTCTTCTACCAGCTCGTTCCATTTGCGTTTGGGGGCTTTGGCCGCTATGGCCCAGTTGTTCTCGTCAAAACCAGGCAGGAGCGCCGGGTCGTGACGGGCAAAGGTGAGTGCCCGGTAGATAAATACCCGCTCGGAATCAATGATGTGCTGCAGCAATTCCTTGATCGTCCATTTGCCTTCCGCATAGGCAAAGTTGATCTTTTTGTGTGGGATCTGTTTCAGGAGTTTTCTAAACCGGCGGGTGTTGTTGGCCAATGCCTCCTGCAAATTGTCTTCCTGCAGGGCATTGATATAGGTTTTGAAAAAATCAGGTACGGCAATGTCTTTTCTGGTCACCATACTTTCTATTTTTCTAAAAATAGGAAAAAGTTACCAGTTACCGGTTTCCGGTTGCCAGTTTCCCGGTAACCGGAAACAAAAAGGGTACACATGTTGGCAATATGCCTCTATGTGTACCCTGGTCTTATAATTTAGAAAAAATTATCCTTTCTTATTCTTCATAGTTGGCTTAGGCGACACTGTTTTAGGAGCCACCTTTTTACCTGTAGGATTAAGCGTAGCAGCCACCTTGGCAGCTTCGTAGGCATTGATAACGCCACCGCTTACGCACAGTTCGCTCATATTCACTACTTCGTCGGTACCTGGTTTGCTCACTTTAACGCCAGGGTTCTGGGCCGATTTCATGATGCAGTATTTCAACTGCTGCGGCGTGAGGTAAGGGAAATATTCCAGCAACAGGGCTGCGGTACCAACTACCACCGGGCAGGCCATGCTGGTACCCTGGGCAATGCCATAGGTATTGCCACCGGGAATGCTCGAGTAGATCTTAACGCCGGGTGCAAACACATCTACCTGTTTTTTACCATAGTTACTGAAGCTGGCTGTATAACCACCGGAATTGGGGTCGCCGCTGGCGCCTACCGTGATCCAGTTAGAAGCCTTTTTATGGGTATCCTTCATGACCGGGTTAGGGAAATTGTCGGCGGTATCAACGTTTTTGGCGTCGTTACCTGCTGCATGCACCAGTAATACGCCTTTGCTTTCAGCATATCTAACGGCATCTTCTATCCATTTTTTCTGGGGAGAAAAGTCTTTACCAAAGCTCATGTTCACCACTTTGGCGCCGTTATCGGCCGCATAGCGGATGGCCAGGGCAATATCTTTATCGTGCTCATCGCCATCAGGCACGGCACGGATCATCATAATACGTACGTTATCGGCAACGCCGTCCATTCCTTTACCATTGTTGCGCTCGGCGCCAATGATCCCGGCCACGTGGGTGCCATGGAAGGGGGTAGATGCCATTACATCGGCATTACCGTAGCTACGGTCGTTGATGTCCTGCTCATTATCGTGGGTAACGTTACCACGGTAATCTTCAGGCGCTTTTGTTTTTGCCTCTTCTTTTCTTTCTTCACCGCTAACAAACTCGTCAAAACCATCCAGGAACTCCTTGTTGGTGGTTTCCATCATCTGGTTGTTCTTGAAAAGGAACATCAGGGCGCCTTTGGCCGAACTCTGTTCGGGCGATTCGGTTTTAAAGGTATCCAGCTGGTTGCCGGTATAGGTGTCTTTACCCATGCCTGCACGAATAATGCTGTCGCTTTTTTGGGCGGTGGTTAAATATTTTCTCAGTCTAACCACATCGATCTGTTCATCGCCACCATCGCCTTCTACTTTTGATTTGGCTTTCAACCACATTTTGTACTGGTCTTTTTCATCCCGGCTCATTTTGGTGGTATCTACCTTTTGATCGGCGTATTTGCTTTTAAACATATGGTAAACGCGGGCGCCTTCATAAGAATCCTGTTTTACGTTCTTGCCATCTTTACCGCCTATAAAGTTCCAGCCGTGAATGTCATCCACATAGCCGTTTCCGTCATCGTCGATGCCATTACCGGGGATCTCTTTGGGGTTTACCCAAAGAATGTCTTTCAGGTCCTCATGCAGGGTATCGATGCCTGAATCGATGATCGCCACCAGCACGGTCTTCCCTTTCAGGTTCTTGGAGTGAATGAAATCATAGGCTTTATTTACGCTGATCCCATAATACCCATCCTTGGTGTTATCGAGCAGATGCCATCCATTCGGCACAGCGCCTGTTTTAAAGGTTTTCTCCTGCTGCGCAAAAGAAGTTTGTTCAGCAATCACAAAGGCAGTGAGTAATCCTGCTACTTTTACCAGTTTGTTCATTTACAAGTGTTTTTGTTCTTTACAGATTTACAGATGCGTAACGTAAGTTTATTAACGGTATATGGGGCTCAAATATCTGGTTTTTTACTAATTCTTAACATTTGAAGATTTCCCCGCCTTTACAAACGTTCATTGTTTATCAGCCACAAAATATAAAATTAAAAGCCACACATGTATGTTATTACATGAGTGGCTGGTAATTTGTTTTAATATTTTGTAAAGACCGGCCTTGCAAAAGCAATGTACCCGGTACCTTATGCTTATTGCTGCGACAGGTGCAATTCAACGCGGCGGTTGGCTGCTCTGCCTGCCGGCGTGCTGTTGTCATCAACCGGTTTTTCCTGGCCATAACCTTTCGCTTCTAACCGGTTGGCGTCAAGGCCTTTTTGAACCAGGTAGTTTTTAACGGCATCGGCACGTTTTTGCGATAAGATCAGGTTGGTGGCCGGTTTGCCCACGTTGTCCGTATGCCCTTCTATCAACAGTTTCAGGGTAGGATTTGTACGCAGGATAGCTACTACATTGTTCAGCGCGCTGTGCGACTCCAATGCGATCTTGTCGCTGCCGGTTATAAAGAATATTTTTTTAGCGGCATAGTTTACTTTTTCAACGATCTCTTTTTTGATCTCCGGACAACCTTTGTTGGCCACGGTACCCGCTACAGTGGGGCATTTGTCTTCTTTATCGTTCACGCCATCGCCATCGGTGTCGGGGATGGGGCAGCCGTTAAATTCC
The Niastella koreensis GR20-10 genome window above contains:
- a CDS encoding DinB family protein, translating into MVTRKDIAVPDFFKTYINALQEDNLQEALANNTRRFRKLLKQIPHKKINFAYAEGKWTIKELLQHIIDSERVFIYRALTFARHDPALLPGFDENNWAIAAKAPKRKWNELVEEFKALRTANELFLNSLDDDQLLQTGSANNNQISVAGLAFVCAGHVAHHIRIIRERYLGDQPARKEKEKVKAKIIKKKKKKAGAKTKVKQHRA
- a CDS encoding S8 family peptidase, producing the protein MNKLVKVAGLLTAFVIAEQTSFAQQEKTFKTGAVPNGWHLLDNTKDGYYGISVNKAYDFIHSKNLKGKTVLVAIIDSGIDTLHEDLKDILWVNPKEIPGNGIDDDGNGYVDDIHGWNFIGGKDGKNVKQDSYEGARVYHMFKSKYADQKVDTTKMSRDEKDQYKMWLKAKSKVEGDGGDEQIDVVRLRKYLTTAQKSDSIIRAGMGKDTYTGNQLDTFKTESPEQSSAKGALMFLFKNNQMMETTNKEFLDGFDEFVSGEERKEEAKTKAPEDYRGNVTHDNEQDINDRSYGNADVMASTPFHGTHVAGIIGAERNNGKGMDGVADNVRIMMIRAVPDGDEHDKDIALAIRYAADNGAKVVNMSFGKDFSPQKKWIEDAVRYAESKGVLLVHAAGNDAKNVDTADNFPNPVMKDTHKKASNWITVGASGDPNSGGYTASFSNYGKKQVDVFAPGVKIYSSIPGGNTYGIAQGTSMACPVVVGTAALLLEYFPYLTPQQLKYCIMKSAQNPGVKVSKPGTDEVVNMSELCVSGGVINAYEAAKVAATLNPTGKKVAPKTVSPKPTMKNKKG